A single region of the Plasmodium malariae genome assembly, chromosome: 7 genome encodes:
- the PmUG01_07020200 gene encoding ribosomal RNA methyltransferase, putative — protein sequence MGKLSKDRRDIYYRKAKENGYRARSSYKLIQINEKFEIFKLFDPNIYNNTNINDLIKIYNENYCYNVVDLCAAPGSWSQVLKNICLYNYYRILNIINKNNGDQLKCKEEDDEFIKNFSLYINLNDALEKKIKNLKRSELIKEPKIIAVDLQEIGNMNYVQVIQGDITKMSTVNKILKCMHSEKVQIVTGSQTSEGGTTINENTNERVNSDDSISSDNNSSSDNNSSSDNSSNSDNSSNSDNSSSSDNSSSSDNSSNSDNTKSMRKRREEPNFSYAHTVVSDGAPDITGMNDIDEFIQSQLILSSLKVCCSVLKIGGNFISKIFRGEHTGLLIVHLNKFFKRVYVCKPQSSRNKSLESFLVCLKFSLPLSNITALSNLTEEECFNDKRYKSEKELRRKHTHLIIKKNYDHKNGTAGRGSEKEEKEHTNEEAYDFDEGKSEMDSSKKDKQGEGKHDDMKNGVKNDDIRDDLKNYSKIDGHEGKHSGNDRGEYITRGYDNESNDKSTSEEENEDKMDALIPDKCNMKNNYRALKDEDINKEDLATCDVLCGDINKKENFTNYRSKKKNNDIFNFYCSDSEEEIKYFNSEDEEIINDYISSEVFMNNKLFSFVATQNYYDSDKSYLLPQNYVRHEPQLMPLHPPYLISLQRKRQERKK from the coding sequence ATGGGTAAACTGAGCAAAGATAGAAGGGACATTTACTACCGAAAAGCAAAGGAGAACGGTTATCGAGCCCGGAGTTCTTATAAACTGATTCagataaatgaaaaatttgaaatttttaaattatttgatccgaatatatacaataatacaaatataaatgatttaataaaaatatataatgagaaTTATTGTTACAACGTAGTTGACTTGTGTGCAGCTCCTGGGAGTTGGTCACAAGTTTTGAAGaacatatgtttatacaaCTATTATcgtattttgaatattataaacaaaaataatggaGATCAATTAAAGTGTAAAGAAGAAGATGacgaatttataaaaaatttttcactGTATATTAATTTGAATGATgctttagaaaaaaaaataaagaatttaaaGAGAAGcgaattaataaaagagCCTAAAATTATAGCGGTAGATTTACAAGAAATAGGGAACATGAATTATGTACAAGTTATACAAGGAGACATTACAAAAATGTCAACAGtaaacaaaattttgaagTGCATGCATAGTGAGAAGGTGCAAATTGTAACAGGAAGTCAAACGAGTGAAGGGGGAACTaccataaatgaaaatacgAACGAGAGGGTTAATAGTGATGATAGTATCAGTAGTGATAATAACAGCAGTAGTGATAATAACAGCAGTAGTGATAATAGCAGCAATAGTGATAATAGCAGCAATAGTGATAATAGCAGCAGTAGTGATAATAGCAGCAGTAGTGATAATAGCAGCAATAGTGATAATACCAAAAGTATGCGCAAAAGAAGGGAAGAGCCTAATTTCTCCTATGCGCACACTGTTGTAAGCGATGGAGCACCTGACATTACAGGAATGAATGATATCGATGAATTCATTCAATCTCAGTTAATTTTATCAAGTTTAAAAGTTTGCTGCtctgttttaaaaataggaggaaattttattagtaaaatttttagaGGTGAACACACAGGATTATTAAttgttcatttaaataaattcttcAAAAGAGTTTACGTGTGTAAACCACAAAGTAGTAGAAACAAAAGCCTTGAATCTTTTCTTGTTTGTCTCAAGTTCTCACTGCCTTTATCTAATATTACAGCTTTGAGTAATCTCACGGAAGAAGAATGTTTTAATGATAAGAGATATAAAAGTGAAAAAGAACTTCGAAGAAAACATACgcatttaattattaagaaaaattatgacCACAAAAATGGAACAGCTGGGAGAGGTtcagaaaaagaagaaaaggaaCACACAAATGAGGAAGCATATGATTTTGACGAAGGGAAGAGCGAAATGGATTCGAGTAAAAAGGACAAACAGGGGGAAGGAAAACATGATGATATGAAGAATGGTGTGAAGAATGATGATATTAGGGACGATTTGAAGAATTATTCGAAAATAGATGGACATGAAGGTAAACATAGTGGCAACGATAGAGGGGAATATATTACACGTGGATACGATAATGAAAGTAATGACAAATCTACAAGTGAAGAAGAAAACGAGGACAAAATGGACGCCTTAATACCAGATAAAtgtaatatgaaaaataattacagaGCATTAAAAGAtgaagatataaataaagaagatTTAGCTACGTGTGATGTATTGTGTGGtgatattaataagaaaGAAAATTTCACAAATTAtcgttcaaaaaaaaaaaataatgatatatttaatttttactgtTCTGATAGTGAAgaggaaataaaatattttaactcagaagatgaagaaattataaatgattACATTTCATCTGAAgtttttatgaacaataaACTATTTTCGTTTGTAGCAACTCAAAATTACTACGATTCAGATAAATCTTATTTATTACCACAAAATTATGTGAGACACGAACCTCAGTTGATGCCTCTGCATCCTCCTTATTTGATTTCATTACAGAGAAAAAGGcaagaaaggaaaaagtaG
- the PmUG01_07019900 gene encoding conserved protein, unknown function, producing MTTGIYLLILLTFFYFYLSFLLYKLLIRNRKILPIASAILTGEKTRNFLFIFLFFCLISRILSLIILIYLDIRYISIDYNTLMLFPNFYFYLILLKTIPTYFFLSSFTIIILFWSQVYYASILVSAPHLQSLYFCMNISVYAVNVVVAALSYFMKAFYNYIYYNYILESVLDYIIGIAFLYYGIKVTEKLKEKDKGISKKNSIIRRVLSLAIVLFIILSLKGLYSFSCFIKNVNLLNSYFDVPTYDTIIYFISECIPSLLIIYTFQSNKEKATLSFEYTTPLCSETYDPYDLKYQKKKTRKKTNY from the exons ATGACTACGG GCATTTATCTACTAATcttattaacttttttttatttttatttaagtttTCTCTTATATAAACTCTTAATTagaaacagaaaaatttTGCCAATAGCCTCCGCCATATTGACGGGGGAGAAGACTAggaattttttgtttatctttttatttttctgtcTCATAa GCAGAATCCTCTCTTTAATCATTTTGATATACCTAGATATACGCTATATTTCAATTGATTACAACACATTGATGTTGTTTccaaatttttacttttatttaattttgctCAAAACTATTCCTACCTACTTTTTCTTGTCCTCctttacaattattatacTGTTCTGGTCGCAGGTGTACTATGCCTCTATATTGGTTTCTGCACCTCATTTACA GTCGTTGTACTTTTGTATGAATATCTCGGTATATGCAGTAAACGTAGTGGTAGCTgctttatcttattttatgaaggctttttataattatatttattataactatattttaGAATCAGTATTAGACTACATAATTGGAATTGCTTTTCTCTATTACGGAATTAAg GTTACTGAAAAGTTGAAAGAGAAGGACAAAGGGatttcgaaaaaaaatagtatcaTAAGAAGG GTATTGTCTCTGGCAATTGTTCTGTTCATCATTTTGTCTTTAAAAggattatattctttttcgtGCTTCATTAAGAATGTTAATCTTCTCAACTCGTACTTCGACGTACCTACATACGACACAATA ATATACTTTATTTCGGAATGCATCCCATCGTTGCTCATCATTTACACCTTTCAGTCGAATAAGGAGAAAGCC ACGTTAAGCTTTGAATACACCACCCCCCTGTGCTCAGAAACATACGATCCTTatgatttaaaatatcagaaaaaaaagacaagaaaaaaaacaaattattaa
- the PmUG01_07020100 gene encoding conserved Plasmodium protein, unknown function, whose product MSVYSPKLKSHFALKIKLKSLHLSCDDFSNILRLKVIIFYDSEDEERVSNTPERIHIIEVLKNDYNFMFRASINKSFYLPIVCIRGECPQFINIICNIEKKKDVGLKLYLNQNYSFLKYYSSCKTYKLYECESKSVQGYLELALDIIKCKQPFSYFGNNGARMNQEDYYFLATEISLSKLKKEAVMYKADKDVDTHVESFILTRKSSVNGVNDLNEAASLNRNFLNLLYSSSKNAYDKAPIPLISTSDLMDFLHLELLPKYKKRAPSWLRVVNDAYDMYLCKHFQLYNMEKVNNMYEEIRACSMFFYLESTFVKIAANFAKSVIIQEYTKYTSPRYVDDLFSGKSEYKVLFNSTFKYEKIVGKSPLDIFKLFKNDEIYITNDTDIVKGGLMGILIFGDEKTGADGAYKKYNNELKAQQWINKGIAEIKLQNLKEMKKELMKKLSRNSDDRKISLSLLSFNLSTLVSYKGFKMYIIPYPTQPLNILTLDKTNGNLKHEMMLLERSIPTYKLFTQEKSKNVFLAKSYLEHNYVFYNINSMLTISSKDHSHFFDESKWVSDDEDMQKKRGSEHYSVKSFYSNYINVRNNINFYFEKDGNCQNDEEKELFKHLDIHLHTVVSDMEKISFMVPYDSVSLKMYLHSRGIKMKYLGRMLKFVTFRWLYNIIYSEILIRCIKNYTLYCIREICIFYKKRVNEGALNWGKKYGHSKNINVDDNGNSFNYMREEIRQNDEVLVNKSGKGVKWSEGVDQSYGVLENASTGFEDQSEELNSTLSCFTERTKYMNSSEKYASNSGYSNCSVEMEEGYMDKDSIVKDDVLNSKKSRKNTCSKKRALKCFINLLKIINKKLILANNLDSNNIPLLSELLTFNSFKKYSKAEMYSMKKIKSRKHDLHHSRVIKKIYKGNITIIDMFVVNMFNLILTHNYYKEYITSIVRKNCSKFSYSKNIDSIEEVHYIYTYKNIQKCLGIFFFPSLFEYNEKIKNIKTKKFDLYDLKLYALKIKRSLNISYMYIPTYKYVQDPGNIHLDISNENKLMLSNLIFFTIMYHHSLSTSNEIYAKHLTVNGGNIRRADWQGKYDKGKNKVVLYSSIRNVNNNRDATQDLNNKYAKVPLGVNENLEIKRNDINIGEYPFRNEMEKRGNTYTIKINSLLGSKDSITLYNNSDYFTLYALLNIVAVSVKLTLFEYALKTSTYIFSYISENSVISVHVRIMWLIMYMIRRYNFKKFVKSKLNKKCLNSAGGNSNCGEAHGWENYKSGSKKGSSQKKGVHKSKKLIFKDEMNLRSETYWSDSEGSWDEFSEELLEEMSTRQSEEQEDEENPNSHSSDFSYLSKFGNYRDYCMHPDHGKDFFFYYGNMDVYKKTYEVCSSILNNYFVFFHPIYLDFYLCLSWCNKMSKNYDQFLLLLRTALSLQMNMRLKNYSEQVMQNIKINNSFEDIIYCNVKKSDFHFNQKNDDYVLQDRVRNMSNYFVNDISYPHEDVLLCTNIKIINKCNSIYNIRLACTLHYFANSLFYYYNTNRIIKKYKNHNFVLNCSLYCIKILENVKKLFQSFRVQSCYTASVHLDISLMTLKTYFSESFRLNKRRMMHYALLNAKQSEEINQLILGKNHIDTLYSSYIVGLIYMYLENKKCIYLFEEICYYLLNYNYIYEDKNIVNSVFWYLPDHIGKIKCINGKGFLNISKIKSYLFYIWFNIFTPPRYMRKIMKILRLLNYVGHNSKRKNKERRETKEKKKRKKKKDKEIKEKRQNAFVKNSKYLNDENFYSSEQIIFYIKEYKHVLSKKDLFIQISNFNHLLKNNKYVMIKSALREKEFRENQFYEPNTMNIKVFYPNDCSYDGSSRTNRLVEYSIDNAVNCAVSDGIGGIVGRDGMFGSGSDDDMYSDSKSVTAYFLKKLIEVVESKVEMLYKEENYMSDSKLNYSRIEKKNHMYIAMMKLLRGKLYKTKYINGLVCKLHVGNSTIYESSGTSTDSVTASELKSDETGSTKFSVCFNNTMSNDTYKKSINKKEKYNKNANKHFIENNNKRVRDKHKFILNNNEIHIFMSLLYYFLNYKTFEAFYSEKKRQ is encoded by the exons ATGTCTGTCTATAGTCCTAAGTTAAAAAGTCATTTTGCgctgaaaataaaattgaagtCTTTGCATCTTTCATGTGACGACTTTAGTAACATATTAAGG CtcaaagtaataatattttatgatagTGAAGATGAGGAAAGAGTGTCTAATACGCCAGAAAGAATTCACATAATAGAAGTGCTGAAGAATGATTACAACTTTATG TTTAGAGCaagtataaataaatctTTCTATCTACCAATTGTATGTATAAGGGGAGAGTGTCCccaatttattaatattatttgtaacatagaaaaaaaaaaagatgtaggtttaaaattatatttaaatcaGAATTATagctttttaaaatattatagctCCTGTAAAACGTACAAATTATATGAGTGCGAAAGCAAAAGTGTACAAG GTTATCTTGAATTAGCATTAGATATAATTAAGTGTAAACAAccattttcttattttggAAATAATGGAGCCAGAATG AACCAAGAAGACTACTACTTTTTAGCAACTGAAATATCTCTTAGCAAATTAAAGAAAGAGGCAGTGATGTACAAAGCCGATAAGGATGTTGATACTCATGTTGAAtctttt ATATTAACTCGGAAAAGTAGTGTAAATGGAGTAAATGATCTAAATGAAGCTGCATCATTAa ACAGAAACTTCcttaatttgttatattccTCTTCTAAAAATGCGTATGATAAGGCCCCAATCCCTCTAATATCTACGTCAGATTTGATGGATTTTCTTCATTTGGAATTACTTCcgaaatataagaaaa GAGCCCCTAGTTGGTTAAGAGTTGTTAATGATGCTTACGACATGTACCTGTGTAAGCATTTTCAACTTTACAATATGGAAAAG GTTAATAACATGTATGAGGAAATAAGAGCATGTTCTATGTTTTTTTACTTGGAGAGCACATTTGTTAAAATTGCTGCAAATTTTGCCAAGAGTGTCATAATTCAGGAATACac GAAGTACACATCTCCAAGATATGTTGATGATTTATTTTCGg GAAAATCGGAATACAAAGTGTTGTTTAATAGCacttttaaatatgaaaagatAGTAGGAAAGAGTCCACTAGACATCTTCAAACTTTTTAAGAATGATGAG atatatataacaaacgACACCGATATAGTGAAAGGAGGACTAATGggtattttaatttttggaGATGAAAAAACAGGAGCTGACGGTGCTTACAA AAAATACAACAATGAGCTAAAAGCGCAACAGTGGATAAACAAGGGAATAGCGGAAATTAAGcttcaaaatttaaaagaaatgaaaaaagaactaatgaaaaaattaagccGAAATTCAGATGATCGAAAAATATCACTGTCTTTACTATCCTTTAATTTAAGCACTc TTGTGTCGTATAAAGggtttaaaatgtatatcatACCATACCCCACTCAGCCGCTGAATATACTAACATTGGATAAAACGAATGGAAATCTTAAGCAT GAGATGATGTTACTAGAAAGGTCTATTCCCACATACAAATTGTTTACACAAGAGAAGAGCAAAAACGTATTTTTGGCAAAATCTTATTTAGAACATAATTATGTATTCTACAATATTAATTCAATGCTGACTATATCGAGTAAAGACCACTCCCACTTTTTTGATGAATCTAAATGGGTATCTGATGATGAGGACATGCAG AAAAAGAGGGGTAGTGAGCATTACTCTGTCAAGTCGttttattcaaattatataaacgTTAGGAataacattaatttttattttgaaaaggaCGGAAATTGTCAGAATGATGAAGAAAAGGAGCTGTTCAAACACCTAGACATACACCTGCATACAGTTGTCAGTGATATGGAAAAGATATCGTTTATGGTTCCATACGATAGCGTTTCGTTGAAAATGTACTTACATAGTAGGggaattaaaatgaaatatttaggCCGAATGTTGAAGTTTGTAACGTTTAGAtggttatataatataatttatagtgAGATACTAATTCGctgtattaaaaattacacaCTTTATTGTATACGtgaaatatgtatattttacaaaaaaagagTGAATGAGGGAGCACTCAATTGGGGTAAGAAGTATGGacatagtaaaaatattaatgtagACGATAATggaaattcttttaattacatGAGAGAGGAAATAAGACAGAATGATGAAGTTCTTGTTAATAAGAGTGGAAAGGGGGTGAAGTGGTCAGAAGGGGTGGATCAATCCTATGGTGTACTGGAAAACGCGTCGACAGGGTTTGAAGACCAATCCGAGGAGCTGAATTCCACACTATCCTGTTTTACTGAAAGAACTAAATACATGAACAGTTCAGAAAAGTACGCGTCGAATAGTGGCTATTCAAACTGCTCTGTTGAAATGGAGGAGGGGTACATGGACAAAGACAGCATAGTCAAGGACGACGTGCTGAATAGCAAGAAGAGTAGAAAGAATACATGCTCGAAAAAAAGAGCTTTGAAATGTTTTATAAACCTATTGAAGATAATTAATAAGAAGCTTATATTAGCAAATAATTTAGACAGTAATAATATTCCCCTGTTATCAGAACTTTTAACCTTCAacagttttaaaaaatacagcAAAGCTGAAATGTACAgtatgaagaaaataaaaagtaggAAACATGATTTACACCATTCTagagtaattaaaaaaatatataaaggaaaTATAACGATTATTGATATGTTTGTAGTAAATATGTTTAACTTAATATTAACACACAACTACTATAAGGAATATATTACATCAAttgtaagaaaaaattgttctaaattttcttattctaaaaatatagattCTATAGAAGAggtacattatatttatacatacaaaaatatacagAAGTGTCTaggtattttctttttcccatccttatttgaatataatgaaaaaattaaaaatataaaaacaaagaaatttGACTTGTATGATTTAAAATTGTACGCACTTAAGATAAAAAGATCATTAAATATCAGTTACATGTACATTCCTACATATAAGTACGTACAAGACCCAGGGAACATACATCTAGATATAAGCAATGAGAATAAACTCATGTTGtcaaatttaattttttttaccataaTGTATCACCACAGTCTTAGCACCagtaatgaaatatatgcTAAGCATTTAACGGTGAACGGAGGGAACATTAGAAGAGCTGACTGGCAAGGTAAATATGACAAGGGGAAGAACAAGGTTGTACTATACAGTAGTATTcgtaatgtaaataataacagGGATGCAACACAAGatttgaataataaatatgcaaaGGTACCTCTTGgtgtaaatgaaaatttagaGATAAAAAGGAATGACATAAATATTGGTGAGTATCCATTTCGGaatgaaatggaaaaaagggGTAATACATACACGATTAAGATAAACTCTTTGTTAGGATCAAAGGATAGTATTACCCTATATAATAATTCGGATTATTTTACTCTTTACGCTTTGTTGAATATAGTAGCAGTTTCTGTTAAACTTACCCTATTTGAATATGCACTAAAAACGtctacttatatttttagttatatatcTGAGAATAGTGTTATCTCTGTGCATGTCCGTATTATGTGGTTGATTATGTATATGATCAGAAGATATAACTTTAAGAAGTTTGTGAaaagtaaattaaataaaaaatgccTGAACAGTGCAGGTGGGAATTCTAATTGTGGAGAAGCTCACGGTTGGGAAAACTATAAAAGCGGCAGTAAGAAAGGATCATCCCAGAAAAAGGGGGTTCACAAAAGTAAGAAGTTAATTTTTAAGGACGAAATGAATCTTAGGAGTGAAACTTATTGGAGTGATTCCGAGGGGTCCTGGGATGAATTCTCTGAAGAATTGTTGGAAGAAATGTCGACGAGGCAATCTGAAGAACAAGAAGATGAAGAAAATCCAAATTCACATTCGAGCGATTTTTCCTACCTTTCGAAGTTTGGAAATTATCGTGACTATTGCATGCATCCTGACCACGGCaaggatttttttttttattacggAAATATGGATGTGTACAAAAAAACGTATGAGGTTTGCTCAAGTATTCTGAATAATTATTTCGTCTTTTTCCACCCCATTTATTTGGATTTTTACCTGTGTCTCTCGTG GTGTAACAAGATGTCGAAAAATTATGACCAGTTTTTGCTGCTCCTAAGAACTGCCCTTTCTCTGCAAATGAACATGAGATTAAAGAATTATTCTGAACAAGTCatgcaaaatataaagataaacAACAGTTTTGAGGATATCATTTACTGTAATGTTAAGAAAAgtgattttcattttaatcaAAAGAATGATGATTATGTATTACAAGATAGGGTTAGAAATATGTcgaattattttgttaatgaTATATCTTATCCTCATGAGGATGTATTGTTATgtactaatataaaaattattaataaatgtaattccatttataatattcgCTTAGCTTGTACCTTACACTATTTTGCAAATtcgttattttattactacaatactaatagaattattaaaaaatataagaatcataattttgttttgaaTTGTTCTCTTTATTGTATAAAGATATTAGAAAATGTGAAGAAGTTATTTCAGTCCTTCCGCGTACAAAGCTGTTATACAGCTAGTGTGCATTTAGACATATCTCTCATGACTttgaaaacatatttttcagAATCATTCAGATTGAACAAAAGGAGGATGATGCACTACGCTCTACTGAATGCAAAGCAGTCGGAGGAG ATAAACCAGCTGATCCTTGGAAAAAACCACATCGACACGCTCTATAGCAGCTACATCGTGGGTTTgatttatatgtacttaGAGAATAAGAAGTGTATATACCTATTTGaagaaatatgttattacttactgaattataattacatatatgaagACAAGAATATTGTAAATAGCGTCTTCTGGTATTTACCTGATCatataggaaaaataaaGTGCATTAACGGAAAAggctttttaaatataagcaaaataaaaagctatttattttatatatggtttaatatttttactccACCAAGGTATATgaggaaaataatgaaaatattacgGCTTCTCAATTATGTTGGACATAATAGCAAGAGAAAGAACAAAGAAAGAAGAGagacaaaagaaaaaaaaaaaagaaaaaaaaagaaagataaggaaataaaagaaaaaagacaGAATGCCTTTGtcaaaaattcaaaatatttgaatgatgaaaatttttactcCTCTGagcaaataattttttacataaaagaaTACAAACAcgttttaagtaaaaaagatttattcATCCAAATTTCCAATTTTAATCATTtgttgaaaaataataagtatgTTATGATAAAAAGTGCATTGAGGGAAAAGGAATTCAGGGAAAACCAATTCTATGAACCAAATACTATGAACATAAAGGTGTTCTATCCTAATGATTGTAGTTATGATGGGAGTAGTAGGACGAACAGACTTGTTGAGTACTCTATTGACAACGCTGTGAACTGCGCAGTGAGTGATGGTATAGGGGGAATTGTAGGTAGAGATGGTATGTTTGGAAGCGGCAGTGATGACGATATGTACTCTGATAGCAAAAGTGTTACTgcatactttttaaaaaaattaattgaagTAGTAGAAAGCAAGGTAGAAATGTTATATAAAGAGGAAAATTATATGAGTGATAGCAAATTGAATTATTCCAGAATAGAGAAGAAAaatcatatgtatatagcGATGATGAAATTACTAAGgggaaaattatataagacCAAATATATCAATGGATTAGTTTGTAAACTACATGTGGGTAATTCTACTATTTATGAGAGCAGTGGCACTAGTACGGATTCTGTTACTGCATCTGAACTGAAGTCTGATGAAACGGGTTCTACTAAATTCAGTGTATGTTTTAACAACACAATGAGTAATGATACATATAAGAAAagcattaataaaaaggagaaatataataaaaatgcaaataaacattttatagaaaataataataaaagggtTAGGGACAAGCATAAATTTattctaaataataatgaaatacaCATTTTTATGAGCCTACTTTACTACTTTCTGAATTATAAAACGTTTGAAGCATTTTACTCCGAAAAGAAGAGGCAGTAA
- the PmUG01_07020000 gene encoding conserved Plasmodium protein, unknown function, translating to MKRNKAKEKIKEHADGQTDEQTTENQHYMNFNENTKKWLYNKIEKNKILFIKEKYQTFLKSYEDRKNDVTKKYNINKYLAIFNNLILLFFITFDIFHNLLKLTFKNVKYSFSNPLYCIHSFKAFIKNISTYIIKLINTNKQLLLNFIFFVLREKKKIAKEINNFIYFVFNFLNLRFFKSLEVLYQYMYPRYYDIFKTGKLSKVFT from the coding sequence atgaaaaggaataaagcaaaagagaaaataaaagagcaCGCAGACGGGCAAACAGATGAGCAAACAACAGAGAACCAacattatatgaattttaacgaaaatacgaaaaaatggttatataacaaaattgaaaaaaataaaattctgtttattaaggaaaaatatcAAACATTTCTCAAGTCATATGAGGATAGAAAAAATGATgttactaaaaaatataatataaataaatatttagctatttttaataatttaattttattattttttattacttttgatatatttcataatcTACTAAAACTTACTTTCAAGAATGTCAAGTATTCTTTTAGTAACCCCCTTTATTGTATACATAGCTTTAAagcatttataaaaaatatctctacatatattataaaactaATTAACACTAATAAACAACTTCTActcaattttatattttttgttttacgggaaaagaaaaaaattgcaaaagaaataaataactttatatattttgttttcaattttttaaatttgcgTTTCTTCAAATCGTTGGAGGTTCTATATCAGTACATGTACCCGAGGTACTACGACATTTTCAAAACGGGAAAACTTTCTAAGGTGTTCACCTGA
- the PmUG01_07020300 gene encoding tRNA pseudouridine synthase, putative — protein sequence MEETHKFIIFFSYIGTEFNGSAYQKDNTDTVENKLMERLHNLNLISDDNDSFSRVSRTDKGVSARINALTIRLKIRHPNMSLLDIQKIYVKELNKKLKYMQIIDIQNVPNMFDARLNCVHRTYVYFFINKNYNFERMNEAAKLFLGEHNFANFCKRRKSNTYFKRRILKIEIKNIDKNFHYFKIKGTSFLYNQIRHIVATLFLVGKGKVNKSDIINRLNNNSVKNINYKIADENGLLLYSFKFNDLNFNINVNNRIFSNVMNKYIQNAILLVSLCYPLKISETNENFFQNINDEDEIPS from the exons ATGGAAGAAACGcacaaatttataatttttttctcttatatAGGAACGGAATTTAAC ggGTCTGCTTATCAAAAAGATAATACAGACACGGTGGAAAATAAACTAATGGAGCGTTTACATAacttaaatttaatttctgATGATAACGA CTCTTTTTCAAGAGTTTCAAGAACAGACAAAGGAGTTTCTGCTCGCATAAACGCACTAACCATaagattaaaaataagacATCCAAATATGTCTTTATTagatattcaaaaaatttatgttaaagagttaaataaaaaactaaaatatatgcaaatcATTGACATACAAAATGTTCCCAATATGTTTGATGCTCG cttaAACTGTGTGCACAGAACTTATGTGTACTTTTTTATCAACAAGAATTACAACTTTGAACGAATGAATGAAGCAGCCAAGTTATTT CTAGGAGAGCACAATTTTGCAAATTTCTgtaaaaggagaaaaagCAATACATACTTTAA GAGGAGAATTCTCAAAATTGAGATCAAGaatattgataaaaattttcattattttaaaataaaaggaaccTCCTTTTTGTATAACCAG ATTAGGCACATTGTTGCTACGCTCTTCCTAGTTGGTAAAGGGAAAGTGAACAAGAGCGATATAATTAATAGGTTGAATAACAAttctgttaaaaatataaa TTACAAAATAGCGGATGAAAATGGACTACTATTGTACTCCTTTAAATTCAATGAccttaattttaatatcaaTGTAAATAACCGTATATTTTCGAATGttatgaataaatacattCAGAATGCTATACTGTTGGTTTCCCTTTGTTATCCTTTGAAAATCAGTGAAACGAATGAAAacttttttcaaaacatAAATGATGAGGATGAAATTCCCTCTTAG